gttcgattcTAACTTTAGCTTGACTGAAATGGTCATAACTGAacgtcaaagcaaaagtcaatttgcttgactttcgggTAATAACTAGCCTAAAATGGAACAAGGCTGAGATAGATCACTTACAAGTGTTCAAGGGAAAGATTGAACTTCAGATAAGGAGGCTTCTTGATCCGGAAGCTGTTCCAAATGAAAGAAAGGAAGAAAGATTGAATGGTGCAAGAAATGAGGTTCACCAAGGCCTCTATTTATACTTGCACAAGATTTATAAGATGATGTCACATGTCCCCGAAGCCTTGTGGTGATGCTAAGTGGCGTACCAGGTGTAGCGAGGTGGAAGAAGGTGGAAGAAAGTGGAAAAATTGCGAGAGAGGTGTCAGAAGGTAGCAGATGCAGCTGCCAGCTGCAGTCTGCAGACcccttacggatcgtaagggtactggcttacggtccgtaaggacctctagCGCCCACAAAATTTGAAATGCCTTATGGACTGGAATGCATATGCCTTGGTGTTCGTAAGAGACCGTCAGAAGCCAATATTTTGGCATTTGTCCATCTTTAACCACTCGACTTGATTTATCTTTCGTTTTTATGAATTTGGCCCCTCTCGTCCAACATATCGAGAATATTTGAGAGTTATCAGAGTATTGCCATATGATTCGATTAAAATTTCTGAGGTGTCACATGAATGAGATGGATATGCGTTCGGTGTGCTCTTAGATACGAGAGTTTTAGAGGGGTAAAGAAACTAGAGACTTTGAAGAGTGAGTTGATACATATAAGTATCAAAGTTTGTTAGATGTTGTTGGAAATATCTTAAAGTTTGTTAGTCAGTGATCTCTATATTAAGAGGTATACTCTATTTTTACTAACATCTTATCTCTAATATGGTATCAGAGCGTACCTGATTTTGATCATTTTTTTGTGCTTCTACGTATCTTCTCCTAGATAACCTTCTTTATTGCTCTTTTTGTATTGTACACTAGCTCTTCTCTTTTCATTTTTCTATTACTCTTTTTGTATTCTACCCTTTTCCTCTTTTATTCTTCATTGCTCTTTATGTATTATACACAACCGATCATCATGTCCATAACTCCTAATTCCGCAACTTTCAATGTTTCATGTATCAAAAGTCATCAGTATGATCGACTATAGATTTTACAACAATCAAACACCAACACGGATTAATTATGATTAAAGAAACACTTATAACTTGATGTCTTTGTTGTCTAGTTCGTGGTTGTGACATggtttcttcatcttcttcttcctcgATGACCATCTGATGCCTGCATTACGACGTTTGCAAAAAACAAATCGCCTTCACTCGGAGATGACGAACACCATGACGAAGAGGACATGACTAAAACTTTATAAAATTTTAAGAAATGTATAAAGAAATGAGAGAGATTGGGAAGATTTGGTTTGAAACGGAGGATAAATGGTATATatttataaagaaaataaaaggtGACCCAGCTTAGACGTCGACAGGAGACGGAGACGACAGggacgccccccccccccctctccgATCAGCCTAATAAAAGTCCATAGTTTTAATTGACTATAGCCTTTACAACAATCAAGCATCAACCCAGATTAATAATGATTAAAACTTGATGTCTTCGTTGAAAAAATACACAACATACAAACTTACAATTGATAAAATACTTGTTTGAAAACACAAATACCTAGtcttatttaaataaaaaatagatTTTTGTAAAAAGAAATTCAAAATATGTCCGTTACATGAAAAGCCCCTAAAATTCCCTCGTTCCTTCCTTGTGACTTCTCACCATTATTAGGGTTTTAGCATCTCATTTCACCTCAACAAATTCAACCTCAAATCCTGCATTTCTTCCCCAATTTCTTCCAAAATTCTGCTTCAAACCACTCAATTAACACAATGAAACAACCTCAAACCCTGAGTCCACCATTATTCGAAACCCTAGAACCCATGCTCAACGAATCCATCTACCACTTTCTAACCGAATTCCACAACGGCAGAACCGATTTCTCCGAACTCACTTCCATTTTCTTCCGCTTGATCCAGTCCATGACTGATCCACCCCTTGAATTCATCTGGTTTTACTCCGCAATCACTTTTCAAACCCTTAACTCAACCGCTGTAACCGATTCTCATCGCTTATTCCTTTCGGTTAACGACTTGTTTCACTCGTTAGTCTCCTTTCGTCACCGGTCTCATAATAATAACTGTTTTAAGTCAGTGTCGGTTGTTGCTCCGGTTTTATACTCTTTAGTTAACTTTAAGTTTGATGTTTCTAGGTTAAGGAATGAGATTGTAGGGTTAGCGGATGCGATAGTCGGTCACATTATTATGTGTTGTAGTAATAATAGTAACGGTTTGGTGGGCGAAGAGGTTGGGGCTGGTTGGGTTGGTTTAGTGCCGATTTGGATAGCGGATCAGGTTAGGCGGAATGAAGGTCGTGTAGACGGTTTTAAGTTGTTTTTTCCGCTTTCGAGTGAGGATATGCGTAGGGGGATTGTTGGGGATTGTGGGATGAGGTATCTTGCTGCGGTTGTTATGGTTGAGGCGTTTTTGTTTAGGTTGTGTTTGATGTTTGATTCAGGGGTGGCACGGGTGGATTTCGATAAGGATGTTAAGAGTTGTGCTGCTCAGATTATTCAGGGGTTTAAGAAGAATACGTCGTATTTAGGTGAGGAATTTTCGAGATCTTTTAATTCCACTATATCATCATGCTTGAATGTTGCTTAATTGATCTAGATGTTAGCATCATTAGTTCAAATTTGTGTTTGGTTAATGCATTCGGGTCTTGGTAGGCAGTTTCCTTATTGTAGTGAATCTGGTAGATATTAGATATACATTCCAAATTTGTTGTTGACGACTAATTTTAGATATGATATCACATTATtcggctatagggtgtggtcatgaccctcatgaccaccatgaccctccacgtcagtgtcatgtcacccacctctaatccaccatccaaaaccactaccctaagggtgtggtcatgaccatAGTTATTAAAGTCGCGAGGCGCACTCAGGGTGATTTGTTGGGCCCGGGGCCTTATTTGTGCCTGGGcgctcgctttaataactatggtatTAACATAGTTATTAAAGTCGCGAGGCGCACTCAGGGCGATTTGTTGGGCCCGGGGCCTtatttgcgcctaggcgcgcctgggcgctcgctttaatttatctttgtctaaagaaaaaggaaagggtttcttgaaaaatggaaaggaggaccatagttgccatggtttaatccatgcgaaccatggtgGATCAGGCAAGGGGGCGGTGTAGCCTTCTattcatgttcctaggtggcgaatcatgtcccaacgatgacccccacaccctttagccttagTGGTTTTAAACAGTTGTTACTTACTTGGTTAGAAAGTTTTTAAGTTCGTTAACCGCATTATACTTATTAGCATTTTCTACTTGTAGAAGTTTGTTTGGGTCAAAGTCGAAAGAACCATGCTAGTCTTCAAGGCTTAAGCAACTACAAATTCATTCTCTTGGTAATAATTTCGGTTTTTTAATATCAATTCACAGTAATGCTTTTTAAACTACTGCTGGAACCAAGTTTGCCAGTTGGAGAGCTTTTGGTGAGTTATTTTATACCAACCGACTTTTTATCTTGTCATACTACAACTGACGCCTATAAAATAGAgatatataatatatgtataattgtatATATCCACAGGCTGCACCGGATGAACTCATCCTCAGGCGACTGCTTTATGATGTTGCATTGGATTTTGGCCCGTTTCTTAGCTGTGATACCTCCCTTGACGATGCTCAGTACAAAGAGATTGTAATCTTATGGCTGTTTGTCGCAAACTCAGCATTGCAGTTTGCAAGGTAAGGCATAATAAATGTCATCAAGACAacaaaatatgtatattttaaagTGGATAATGTTTGTGAATTTTATGGGTTGTAGTGAAAATGGTGACCATGTTGGAGTCAGTTGTTATCGCAACGCCTTTTCAGCGTCTCAGCTGCCACAGCAGATAATTTTATGGGTCACCGGCGTAACAAGTGTGAAACCAACCGTACCCGATATTTCATCCCCAAAGGACATTATTGGTACTTTCTTTTTAGAGTTAACGGCCATTTTTGTCCatgtggtttgtccaattatgccagtccagaccaaatttcaaatttgtaccatttcTGTTGctgacattcttgaaacatgccaGTTTAATCCAAAAAGTaaacattcattaactttgactGTTAAATGAGCTGTAAAAgaatgaaaaagaaaacaaaaatggAAAATTACCTTTTTACCCCTCGTTTA
The Helianthus annuus cultivar XRQ/B chromosome 6, HanXRQr2.0-SUNRISE, whole genome shotgun sequence genome window above contains:
- the LOC110865080 gene encoding uncharacterized protein LOC110865080; this encodes MKQPQTLSPPLFETLEPMLNESIYHFLTEFHNGRTDFSELTSIFFRLIQSMTDPPLEFIWFYSAITFQTLNSTAVTDSHRLFLSVNDLFHSLVSFRHRSHNNNCFKSVSVVAPVLYSLVNFKFDVSRLRNEIVGLADAIVGHIIMCCSNNSNGLVGEEVGAGWVGLVPIWIADQVRRNEGRVDGFKLFFPLSSEDMRRGIVGDCGMRYLAAVVMVEAFLFRLCLMFDSGVARVDFDKDVKSCAAQIIQGFKKNTSYLVMLFKLLLEPSLPVGELLAAPDELILRRLLYDVALDFGPFLSCDTSLDDAQYKEIVILWLFVANSALQFASENGDHVGVSCYRNAFSASQLPQQIILWVTGVTSVKPTVPDISSPKDIIGWLLVLEQQGFKICDHNISELHEKTLKYSSMAKVNGVKDGHESQTMVEDAPVSINGRRKRSSTGFWEVQKQIKVIKCCHENLGDEGFCGKTEVVGNSLSDQEMVDMVR